In Nocardioides palaemonis, a single genomic region encodes these proteins:
- a CDS encoding FHA domain-containing protein: MSAEASAAARFATGDWYAVVGEQVAVLLPSSQRGRVAALWELADGGADAVALLDALLAGGLSSLDHFALVAHGGQATRVILRGAPTASVASAAGRAELRAEPGTTWHEQVLTGEVSVHVALAGEGPVEHTLTPGIARVSAVELGPASADVDDVRPEAAAEPTPEPAAAPVPVPEPAAAPVPEPEPAPEPAPEPAPEPAPEPVAQPMSFGQPEEDPTPTGETPAVADDWDRDGQTVAGAPTPDFARPPIPGQEIGPDVVSAPVASLVFSTGDVVAVDRTVLVGRAPEARRFASHDQPHVVTVASPHQEISSTHLEIRPGAGADHGSAIATDLGSTNGTVLAQPGLEPEELTAGIAVSLIPGAVLDLGDGVTIQVTNP, encoded by the coding sequence GTGAGCGCAGAGGCCAGCGCAGCGGCCAGGTTCGCGACGGGGGACTGGTACGCCGTGGTCGGCGAGCAGGTCGCCGTCCTGCTGCCGAGCAGCCAGCGCGGCCGGGTGGCCGCGCTCTGGGAGCTCGCCGACGGTGGCGCCGACGCCGTCGCGCTCCTCGACGCGCTGCTCGCCGGCGGTCTCTCCTCCCTCGACCACTTCGCGCTCGTCGCCCACGGCGGCCAGGCCACGCGGGTCATCCTGCGCGGCGCCCCGACCGCCAGCGTGGCGTCGGCCGCCGGCCGGGCGGAGCTCCGGGCCGAGCCCGGCACCACCTGGCACGAGCAGGTCCTCACCGGCGAGGTGTCGGTGCACGTCGCGCTGGCCGGCGAGGGACCCGTCGAGCACACCCTGACGCCCGGCATCGCCCGGGTGTCGGCCGTCGAGCTCGGTCCGGCGTCCGCGGACGTGGACGACGTACGCCCCGAAGCGGCGGCCGAGCCGACGCCCGAGCCCGCCGCCGCGCCTGTTCCCGTTCCCGAGCCCGCCGCCGCGCCCGTTCCCGAGCCGGAGCCTGCCCCGGAGCCCGCCCCCGAGCCCGCGCCGGAGCCCGCGCCGGAGCCCGTCGCGCAGCCGATGTCCTTCGGCCAGCCCGAGGAGGACCCGACCCCCACCGGCGAGACCCCGGCCGTCGCCGACGACTGGGACCGCGACGGCCAGACGGTGGCCGGAGCGCCGACGCCCGACTTCGCGCGCCCCCCGATCCCCGGCCAGGAGATCGGGCCCGACGTCGTGTCCGCACCGGTCGCCTCGCTGGTCTTCTCGACCGGTGACGTCGTCGCGGTCGACCGGACCGTGCTGGTCGGCCGTGCGCCCGAGGCCCGCCGGTTCGCCTCCCACGACCAGCCCCACGTCGTGACCGTCGCGAGCCCGCACCAGGAGATCTCCTCCACCCACCTCGAGATCCGCCCCGGCGCCGGTGCCGACCACGGCTCCGCGATCGCGACCGACCTCGGCTCCACCAACGGCACCGTGCTCGCCCAGCCGGGCCTCGAGCCCGAGGAGCTGACCGCCGGGATCGCCGTCAGCCTGATCCCCGGCGCCGTCCTCGACCTGGGCGACGGCGTCACCATCCAGGTGACCAACCCCTGA
- a CDS encoding PP2C family protein-serine/threonine phosphatase, with protein sequence MKNVDLHHGASSDVGLVRTVNEDSYLVAPPVFVVADGMGGHSGGDVASQMVVEEFQRLAGDYDPARGAEQVADTFARAQARIVDFGDAHRAHSPGWHAGTTAVVAVLVDDHGVTKWLLANLGDSRIYRITEGRLEQVSVDHSVVQELIDAGEITVEEAAVHPERHVITRALGSPEGIQPDFFLLPLGSVERLLLCSDGVTGMIEDKEIEEILESVPDPRDAADRLVRAAVAAGGRDNATAIVVDVVGLVKDATYDSQRQLQSLESKLGGRQ encoded by the coding sequence ATGAAGAACGTCGACCTGCACCACGGGGCGTCGAGCGACGTCGGACTGGTGCGCACGGTCAACGAGGACTCCTACCTGGTCGCCCCGCCCGTCTTCGTCGTTGCCGACGGCATGGGCGGTCACTCCGGTGGCGACGTCGCCAGCCAGATGGTGGTGGAGGAGTTCCAGCGGCTCGCGGGTGACTACGACCCGGCGCGCGGCGCCGAGCAGGTGGCCGACACGTTCGCCCGCGCGCAGGCGCGCATCGTCGACTTCGGCGACGCCCACCGGGCCCATTCGCCGGGGTGGCACGCCGGCACGACGGCCGTCGTCGCGGTGCTGGTCGACGACCATGGCGTCACCAAGTGGCTGCTGGCCAACCTCGGCGACTCGCGGATCTACCGCATCACCGAGGGACGCCTCGAGCAGGTCAGCGTCGACCACTCGGTCGTGCAGGAGCTGATCGACGCCGGCGAGATCACCGTCGAGGAGGCCGCGGTCCACCCCGAGCGCCACGTCATCACCCGGGCGCTCGGCAGCCCGGAGGGCATCCAGCCCGACTTCTTCCTGCTCCCGCTCGGCTCGGTCGAGCGCCTCCTGCTGTGCAGCGACGGCGTCACCGGGATGATCGAGGACAAGGAGATCGAGGAGATCCTCGAGAGCGTCCCCGACCCGCGCGACGCGGCCGACCGGCTGGTCCGGGCGGCCGTGGCCGCCGGGGGTCGCGACAACGCCACGGCGATCGTCGTCGATGTGGTGGGATTGGTGAAGGACGCCACCTACGACTCGCAGCGCCAGCTGCAGAGTCTCGAATCCAAGCTGGGGGGACGACAGTGA
- a CDS encoding helicase C-terminal domain-containing protein yields the protein MSSQRRATPARTLADQLRGWPDERLVALLGARPDLATPAPQDSAQLASRAATRSSIHRALDGLDRLELSVLDALVVVGQTTPERLVEVVHADPDRTAAALQHLLDLALAWEAPGGVRALTGVADAMRGAPGPLSGLRPSSPEPASPEVVATLVDELSPAAQALLRHVDAHGGEGTTGAARRTVTPADASSPAEELLARRLLVPREGSTVVLPGEVGLALRGGRTTTEPVDDVPGLATSSRDPDLVARTAAGAAFDVVRRVELLLDQWGVHPPGVLRSGGLAVRDLKEVARDLHVDEGEAALLVEVALASGLVAEGTQPDGSPAWLPTDEYDVWSGKPMSERWARLVGGWLSSSRVPSLVGSRDAAGKTWNALSPELSSGLAEEARRLALRVWAETADGEVLAAGTGTASLVRRVEWLRPRRPTAFTDLVAAALAEAAVLGVGGAGGLPPSGRLVAAGDLPGAAAAIDDHLPQPVDHVLLQADLTAVAPGPLETEVARRLHLLADVESRGGATVYRFSAGSLRRAFDAGWSAAEVREFLGSVSRTPVPQPLDFLVDDVSRTFGSVRVGHAEAFLRADDEAALAALVHDPRARTLGLRLLAPTVAIATSPLDVLLPRLRELGAAPVVEAADGTVRVSRPDLQRARSRRGRRPAGAVEARQVAQVQAVATAIRAGDRAESSRPPTAATTTPSGALAALREAIESGTTVVIGYVDNHGATGERVVEPRRLDGGRLSAFDHRSDDLREFAVHRITGVRRA from the coding sequence ATGTCCAGCCAACGACGGGCGACACCCGCACGCACCCTCGCCGACCAGCTCCGCGGCTGGCCGGACGAGCGTCTCGTCGCCCTGCTCGGGGCCCGTCCGGATCTCGCCACTCCCGCCCCTCAGGATTCGGCGCAGCTGGCCTCGCGGGCCGCCACGCGCTCGTCGATTCATCGCGCCCTCGACGGACTCGACCGCCTCGAGCTCTCCGTGCTTGATGCCCTCGTCGTCGTGGGTCAAACCACCCCGGAGCGACTTGTCGAGGTCGTGCACGCCGACCCCGACCGGACCGCCGCCGCGCTGCAGCACCTGCTCGACCTCGCGCTCGCCTGGGAGGCGCCCGGGGGCGTACGCGCGCTGACCGGCGTCGCGGACGCGATGCGGGGCGCCCCCGGACCCCTCAGCGGCCTGCGCCCGAGCAGCCCGGAGCCCGCGTCCCCGGAGGTCGTCGCCACCCTCGTCGACGAGCTGAGCCCGGCCGCCCAGGCGCTGCTGCGCCACGTCGACGCCCACGGCGGCGAGGGGACGACCGGTGCCGCCCGCCGGACCGTCACCCCGGCCGACGCGTCGTCCCCCGCCGAGGAGCTCCTCGCCCGCCGGCTGCTGGTGCCGCGCGAGGGCTCGACGGTCGTCCTGCCCGGCGAGGTCGGCCTGGCGCTGCGCGGCGGCCGCACGACGACCGAGCCGGTCGACGACGTGCCCGGGCTGGCCACGTCGAGCCGCGACCCCGACCTGGTGGCGCGGACCGCCGCGGGCGCGGCGTTCGACGTCGTACGACGCGTCGAGCTGCTGCTCGACCAGTGGGGGGTGCACCCGCCGGGCGTGCTGCGCAGCGGCGGGCTCGCAGTGCGCGACCTCAAGGAGGTGGCGCGCGACCTGCACGTCGACGAGGGCGAGGCCGCGCTGCTCGTCGAGGTGGCGCTGGCGTCCGGCCTCGTCGCGGAGGGCACCCAGCCCGACGGCTCGCCGGCCTGGCTCCCGACCGACGAGTACGACGTGTGGTCCGGCAAGCCGATGTCCGAGCGCTGGGCGCGGCTCGTGGGCGGCTGGCTCTCGAGCAGCCGGGTGCCGTCGCTCGTCGGCAGCCGCGACGCCGCCGGGAAGACGTGGAACGCGCTGTCCCCCGAGCTCTCCAGCGGCCTCGCCGAGGAGGCCCGGCGGCTCGCGCTGCGGGTGTGGGCCGAGACGGCCGACGGCGAGGTGCTCGCTGCAGGGACCGGGACGGCGTCGCTGGTGCGGCGGGTGGAGTGGCTGCGTCCGCGCCGGCCGACGGCCTTCACCGACCTGGTCGCGGCCGCCCTGGCCGAGGCGGCGGTGCTCGGCGTCGGAGGCGCGGGCGGCCTGCCGCCGAGCGGACGGCTGGTCGCGGCGGGCGACCTCCCCGGCGCCGCGGCGGCGATCGACGACCACCTCCCCCAGCCCGTCGACCACGTGCTCCTCCAGGCCGACCTGACCGCCGTCGCGCCCGGCCCACTGGAGACCGAGGTCGCCCGCCGGCTGCACCTCCTCGCCGACGTCGAGTCGCGCGGCGGTGCGACCGTCTACCGCTTCAGCGCCGGCTCGCTGCGGCGTGCCTTCGACGCCGGCTGGTCGGCCGCCGAGGTGCGGGAGTTCCTCGGCTCGGTCTCCCGGACGCCGGTGCCCCAGCCGCTCGACTTCCTCGTCGACGACGTGTCGCGGACCTTCGGCAGCGTCCGTGTCGGCCACGCCGAGGCGTTCCTGCGCGCCGACGACGAGGCGGCGCTCGCCGCCCTGGTGCACGACCCGCGGGCCCGCACGCTCGGGCTGCGCCTGCTCGCCCCCACCGTCGCCATCGCGACGTCGCCCCTCGACGTGCTGCTGCCGCGCCTGCGCGAGCTGGGTGCGGCGCCGGTGGTGGAGGCCGCCGACGGGACGGTCCGGGTCAGCCGTCCCGACCTCCAGCGGGCCCGCTCGCGGCGCGGCCGCCGGCCCGCCGGTGCGGTCGAGGCCCGTCAGGTCGCCCAGGTGCAGGCCGTGGCGACGGCGATCCGGGCGGGCGACCGCGCCGAGTCGTCGCGACCTCCCACCGCCGCCACGACCACACCGTCGGGAGCGCTCGCCGCGCTGCGGGAGGCGATCGAGTCGGGGACGACCGTGGTGATCGGCTACGTCGACAACCACGGCGCCACGGGCGAGCGGGTCGTCGAGCCGCGGCGCCTCGACGGTGGTCGGCTCTCCGCCTTCGACCACCGCTCCGACGACCTGCGCGAGTTCGCGGTCCACCGCATCACCGGCGTGCGCCGGGCGTGA
- a CDS encoding CGNR zinc finger domain-containing protein encodes MDFLRYAERSAALVNAELADEAALREHLADRSWLHRSVVATDVAALESFRAELRPVFEASQADDVRRVVSQLNDLLARHPVTPMISDHDPANLHMHVANRAASVAELLIGEALMGLATLVCDLGATRLGTCSEPRCDHVFVDTSPNQSRRYCSDRCSSRANVAAFRARQKAVREQPEDDTPAAAAQ; translated from the coding sequence ATGGACTTCCTCCGCTACGCCGAGCGCTCCGCCGCGCTCGTCAACGCCGAGCTGGCCGACGAGGCCGCCCTGCGTGAGCACCTCGCGGACCGCTCGTGGCTGCACCGCTCGGTCGTGGCGACCGACGTGGCCGCGCTGGAGTCGTTCCGGGCCGAGCTCCGGCCGGTGTTCGAGGCCTCCCAGGCCGACGACGTACGACGGGTCGTGAGCCAGCTCAACGACCTGCTGGCCCGGCACCCGGTGACGCCGATGATCTCCGACCACGACCCGGCCAACCTCCACATGCACGTCGCCAACCGCGCCGCCTCGGTCGCCGAGCTGCTCATCGGCGAGGCGCTGATGGGGCTCGCCACGCTGGTGTGCGACCTCGGCGCGACCCGGCTCGGCACCTGCTCGGAGCCGCGGTGCGACCACGTCTTCGTCGACACCTCGCCCAACCAGTCGCGCCGCTACTGCTCCGACCGCTGCTCCTCGCGCGCCAACGTGGCGGCGTTCCGGGCGCGGCAGAAGGCCGTGCGCGAGCAGCCCGAGGACGACACCCCCGCGGCGGCGGCGCAGTGA